The Alphaproteobacteria bacterium genome has a window encoding:
- a CDS encoding TIGR04076 family protein, with translation MADDEFTLYDLKVEWVTGDRPCWCGAQEGDHFTLRGEHIHMPSGTKWSLYTLASLLPLLPAKQRPTDDNDWMSTDAEVACPDPNCGSRFRISRIGSTTFRHSETTAVQLTKPGGGQ, from the coding sequence ATGGCCGATGACGAATTCACGCTCTACGACCTCAAGGTCGAATGGGTGACCGGCGACCGGCCCTGCTGGTGCGGTGCCCAGGAGGGCGATCATTTCACGCTCAGGGGCGAACACATCCACATGCCGTCGGGTACCAAATGGTCGCTCTACACCCTGGCCTCGCTACTGCCGCTGTTGCCGGCCAAGCAGCGCCCGACAGACGACAACGACTGGATGAGTACCGACGCTGAGGTCGCCTGTCCCGATCCCAACTGCGGCTCGCGGTTTCGCATCAGCCGCATCGGCAGTACGACCTTCCGCCACTCTGAAACCACGGCGGTGCAGCTGACCAAACCCGGGGGGGGGCAATGA